The genomic segment cgtatggtctagacagaaagccagatcttataaatctggacaaagaagcggaccatcaagaagtaggatatcatcccaagcatcgagcTCATCTCGAAGCGcgggaagaacacctacaaagaaactttcagaagagcttatactagagccaatgaaagtttcaaggattgtaattgctggacatgtggagcaagaggtcatatctcgaccaattgtcCAGAgaatgagaaaagaggtattaaacgttttgatcctactccggatattgaagaagcagtttattaccaagaccTTATTCAAGTATACAGATTTGAGGATAtcgcctcagatgaaagtatatatgaagaagaagaagtcgtCTTAAGTcaagaagaatctgatggaacagaatcggaatctgactgaagacgaggtgtttcgacacgaaacacatgaagatttgtctaggttttttagccagacaacaatatctcataacatggttcaaagaatcatgagagaaaatccgagtTTACAGAGATaccaaggtttctctgcaggacaggtagaaaagttcttaggaagtcttggcctaagaaacagaaagcatcatctaatctataaagtttctagaagggaaatggcaatcccaatggaacttacaggaaatagaatggagatgcagttaattccttccgaagaaataaaggaggaattacaaaaactcaagatagaagtagcaaggactatgtcctggattcatataggagcaatccagattatgataaaggctactttcaaagaagggatagattcaccaattGATATCGCCATATGcaataaaagaatggggaatctacaagattcagtactgggaacaatctcaggaaacctctgtgcaggaaaatttgtaggagtaatctatccaaggatagcctacaacctggcagatcgagatttcagccgagccttaaCATTACATCAGAATTTTAAGGAAAAAAGGTTGATGAAAGAGGGcaatagaccatattctattacctatcagatttcatatgctctatctaatacacatcattctgagttgtttattagaaacgaatttattgaaatccctgagatatttggaaaagttgcgcaggcaatttatccagaaagaattgagtttcctttaatacaggaaacagatatccagatccaagacaaaccgattctacagaggaatcaaagtcttagattggaaccaagaagactatcttttcaaggagatagaattacaagttacagatgggataaaaagcctgtcatagaaacccaacaggagctgaaaagtttttgtacaataggaaagctcagatgcccagaaggttggaaggaagtagaaatagtatttgatattacaaaacaaaggaatcaatttccttgtaattcaatatactatttggaacaaccgatgataggaacttaccaaggactgattaatatcggagaattggaggttcaTATTCAAGGAATCCCAGGAAAAGAATCAGAACGATTGATTCTTgggctagagtttctcgaggaacataaaccttggaaacgtctagagtatggaatggagtttatggcagaagataaaatgtggaaaatccaatgaacacaagtccattctccatatacattccagtaggaatgttgtatgaacaatataaggcagaatattttgctgcatatattgattcaggtgctggaatatgtacagcaaaacgaggagtttttccaaataatttggaagaagagttacccaagattgctggaagagatttttccagaagaatcttaatcttatgtaaagggattaagatgactgaaatcatgattggcggtactggacaaacaccttggtacaaggtaaaggcaccaccaatttattttcatgatacaggagctgacatattgttaggaaataatttcctacaaatgttcaaatCCTATACACaggaaaatgagactagaagattagtattcacaacaccatgtgctcacaaaatcatagtccagagacttcgggaggcattttacagaaaattgtcaatccagtttcgcagcaagcgtggtgattcaggaaaacttctgaacccaaaaatgaaggattcaagacggtttggagaaacaatgctccagttaagagcagataaggaactccaaccagaagatatagaatgccttaagataactctacacacaaatgaagtagagtttgaatctaaggtatcactggaagatgtcaagaagaggatcaaagaaaattataacgaagatcccttggcatggtgggacagaaatcaactcagggcttgccttaagatcaaggaaggcaaagagtatgaatttgtccgttgtaaacccatcccaatgaacatcattgatcagagggatatgcagattataatcaaggaacatttggaccttggattaatcaaagcaggtatgtcaccatatagcagtccaggttttctggtaagaaaccatggtgaaattaaacgaggaaaacccagattggttattaattatcaagaaattaataagattctggagtttgatgggtattttatacctagtagagaacacttgattagttgcattcgcaatgccaagatattctctaaatttgattgcaagtctggattctatcagattcggatgcaggaagaaagcaagaaattcacagctttctccacacctcaaggacattatatttgggaagtattaccaatgggattggctaactcaccccaaatatttcaaagaaagatggatgatcttttcaaagattatttcaagtttatgtttgtttacatcgacgatgttttaatagcatccaaagatatgaatgaacatgttaaacatttggagattttctctaatttttgcaagaaagaaggactggttttatctgaaaagaaagcagtcattgctacaagaaagattgaattcctcggaattgaaatcgatgagtcaggaataattctgcaagagcACATAGTAgaaaaagtgcagaattttccagaaaatctcaaagacaagaagcaacttcaaagttttttaggggttgttaattttgctgggatgtttattaaaatcctagcaaaacacaggaaggtgttcagtccattattgaaaaaggatgctagatttatatggacagacgaacacacaaaaggacttatccatttaaagaaggtttgcaaaaatcttccaaagatggctattcctcaagacgaggatgatctgatattatataccgatgccagtgatcattggtgggctgcagtattaacaaagctcacaccagatggagaacaaccatgcagatattgtagtgggttattctcagatgcagaagccataagatggcatatcaacgaaaaggaattttatgcagtaaagagggcttttgaaaaatggccattatttttacttgcaaagaaattcactttgaaagttgataacactcaagttaaagcctttttgaggaataaaattgagtctaaaccggaaaaggctagattattacgatggcaagctttatgtcaaaattatatttttgatattatgataataaaatctcatgaaaatattcttgcagattttttaacaagagatggacagcattgacattgatgctattatcaagatgcagaggcatttgagggaacaccttgaaatgcttcaaaccgagttcaacaagttagctgttaacgcagaagttgcgggaaggctacaacaagctgataagagaattgtctctgatcgaattacaggatgtttacaggcatatactcagttatggtctgtaacgtaaaggcctatcctccagggcattgagagaccactggtttctcaaatggagagttttcgagtacaggactctatacctgtagcgggggattcaaataccccttgcacaagtgttaagtcgggatcatcacgagatgagtcggctgaaacaaaaattgagactccttattcttatcttgagtcctcaagtcaacccttcacctcggggattgaagagggagagatcaaccttaggcctcgtattgacaaaggcaaagctaaggttggtactaatgaaggtgtaatttctatatttcaggtttatcagcagaattgggagaaattaaaaacacgtattggcattaacccagctacaaatagggttgatgtttcaggaaaatatccaagggtatggatgaaacctaattcatatcccaaggaggttaaagcttggtatgaatttggggctcttgcctcagtttatactacatcacccagctttccggaaatctcaggtttaccaaagtggatccaggaagctgttcacgagacctgggcaaacaatgattatttgtccagaggagatgttttggagctatacttctttagtgcagcaccagaaccaccagggaaaggttctcacgaagcctttcatttcatcaagctaaggagaCCGGATACAAATgtccaaaaatttatcaaggatcctccaacagaagaaacacccctggttgcttcaatcactgaagatgacatttctaccagaagagcttggggtttatgggtctgtcttactgagatggacaaagtcaagtttccgttcaagttctacaatcattcagtgaacggatcattcctcttgaataccatgacaggaaaaacaacaagtttcgcagaatatttatttgaaaagaaaagaaatctcttgtggaacagcaagctaCCGGCAAGCAAAGAGACTCGTCGAAAGTTCTGTAATATGGCACACATAGGAAGATGGTCGGAGAACATCTGCTCTGAATGCCAAATACAGAAAGAACCAGAGTTCGGTAAAGGTTTCAAACCAAGATCTGATCGGAAGCATTTTACCGAAGCAAGGACAAGTGGGGAAGGACCACATGCACATTTTCCTCGAGGATACAAAAAACCAAAGATTTCTCGACAAAATTAAAAGGGACATGTGACCCTCCATTATAAAAAGCAGGACCACTACCATGTGAGTGGTAGAATCAAgacaaccactaattagtggtaaaGGACAAATGGACCACCAATAACAAATGGTGGATGACTCAGCAAGCATTGGATACCAACCTAAAAAGGAATCCAATGAATTAACTGGTCCCGAaaaattcatccataaataaggaCAGAATGAAAACCAGTTAACATACgagaatcaaaacttaaaaatgtatcgagtatatttaaaagttttgaaaagaaggttaacatacaagaggaaagaggcagaagctcttaaatggttagtaaatcatttcaaagagtataaaaaagatgaaattactgccgatatcctggaaactcatcgtcaatggtatctaaaagagataaaggaggatgagaagttgatgtccagattaataatctagacagggacccttcaaccactacatggtccccaagcaagctgtaaaggctaatgaagatttgaaatccgagtttCAGATCCGAaagagccttctataaataaagccggaagaaggaagtgaagatcatcaaaaattttctctatttctttcatacaaggttgtaatattttctttcaagttttatgtgtgttaagagttcagctacgataagtagctaaaacaagtttctcctcctctacaggaggttactatatAATAAAcaaatgtttgtgtttgaataaaagagatctttgctcttagcccctatcatgtattattttcaaaaaatttgatcttttgctgtacgctctaaggtaggaaacgaattagagctgtgctaagtattgctgaaggaatctgcttagtaaccatcggttgcgatcgtgtggttggactgtgaggagcagttcgtaaaaaacggtggatataacccggtggtactctagtcaaaaaggtaaaagattcaatttattttacggaagcatgatggacCTTTTACTacacaaaattatttaaaataaagatataaGGGCAAACTTGGAAATTTGAGGGATATGGGGAGTTGAAACAAAGTTTTAATGGGATAGGGAGTAAAGAGGAGGTTGAGAATGGAAATAGGGAGTTTTTGACAAAATCCCCATAGATTTTTGTCTGTTTAAATACATCTTttagattttaaattaaaatttaaaaatttattgttcattatattatattaatatttatttatatattaaaacatAATATTTCCATATAACTTTTCAGTTAAACCGATTTTTTTAGATAAATCAGTTTGATCACCGGTCCGATTACGAAAATACTGATGGTAACTGTCCAACAGGTAACTCTAATAGAGTGTGCGTGCATCACAACTAAATATGTAAGATCATAACTGCATTcggaggaaagaaaactcagaaCAAGCCTAAATTCTTTATGTTACTTTTTAATCACTACACTCAATCTGAGCAgccaaaaaatcatttgaatAATATATTAGCATCACTACAAAAAAATCACTGGAATTATACATCAGCATCACTACCAAAACTTTATTTCAACAACTGGTAGCTCCAAGGCTATGTATATCAATAAGACATACAAATGAATTAGCAGTACCTCCTCTGGTCGTAACTATGATGCATACAGGCAATGACATTTGCAACATCGACATTTGGAACTGAAGCCCTCCCACCAAGACGCATTATTATGTCTTCTGGTCCTCCTCGAAAGCCAAATCATATATCTGACTGTAGTCATCAACAAAATGTACCTCGAGGCCCTCTTTCACGTTAGGTGCTAACTCATCAAAATCTCTCCTGTTTGCCGAAGGAAATACGATGGTTTTTACATCACTACGCCTTGCTGCAATAGTTTTTTCCTTCACCTGGTATTACAAGAAGAAATTCAATTTAGAATGAAGGGGGTATGAAAGgagaaatgaagaagaaaattgacaGAGAGAACCTAGTGGGGTCCAGTGGAGTGCTGGCGATGAGGCGGGTGATCTAAATTTAAGCTAGATTTTCAgtcaaatatattttataaaaacgtTAATATGGATTTAATCCAGATGATAGCTCTAGTGAATCTGCTAGAGCATGAATACATGAGAATTTTCAATTCAACGACTTCATAAACCAATGAACAAACTCCTGCTACGCAAATGTATCAACAGTTTTACTTGAGAAAGGCAAGCATACCACAGATTTAGCACCATATTCAGTTAAAATGAAATCAAGGAAATGTCATAAAATGGTCGGGGTAATATATATACAGAAGACAAACTGTCACAAATTCAAGTTCGATTCACATACCCCGCCTATAGGAAGAATTTTTCTTGTCAATGTGACTTCTCCGGTCATAGCAAGGTCCTTTTTGACAAGTTTATTCATGGAAAGAGACAGCAAAGATGTAATCATGGTGCAACCAGCACTGGGACCATCCTTAGGAGTAGCTCCGGCAGGAACATGAAGATGAACCTTCGAATTTGCAAAGAACTGATTCTCCGGATCCTTCTCAAGCAATATGGCCCTCGCAACAGTGTTTGCAATCTGAGCACTTTCTTTCATGACTTCTCCTAGTTGCCCAGTGAGACTGAGTGCCCCTTTACCTTCTCCTTGCTCAACCAGACTGGTTTCTACATATAGTGTTGAGCCACCCATTGAGGTCCACGCGAGACCCATAACAACTCCAACTGGAGTCTGATCATATATGCGCTCGGCATGGAAAACTGGCTTTCCAACATAGTCAACAAGGTTAGCTGTGTCAACTGAAACCTTTTCTACTGTTCTACTCGATTCGCTTTCTTGAACTTTTTCAGCTTCTAGTGTATCCTAATGAGAGCATCAGCAACAACCAAGTGGATACAACATTGAAAAATACGTAGGTCAGCAAAGGAACCAAAGCTTCAGATAACAGATAAAAGCTGATTATAAGTGAATATTCACTGcgcttaaaaaaaacatatatctaTGTATCAAGTTAGTTCACGAGTGCATAGCCTCGTGAAGTTAACCTACATCATCATTTTAAAGAAGATGAAACAGGTAAAATTTCCATCATTGAGCACAGTAAGGACAGAGTATTTATGATACCTCTGGAGTACCAGATCGATCAACGGAAGTTGGACTTTGATCATCTGGGGAGTGAGAATCCGTGGTTACCACTTCAGCTTCTACAGTTTCATTTGACACAGTACCAGATTCTGCCATTTCCTTGTCAGGTTGGACAACTTGGGCAACCACAGGTTCAATGTTTTCTCCTTGTCGCACAAGTTGCAGAGCAATCTGTCAGCAAACAAAGAAAAGAATCATCAACATCAgaagaaataaaaatagaattctATTTTCATGGCTAATATAAAATCGTGCTAGTCATAAAAACAATTTGGGCTCATCACAATTGAACCATATGAAACACTTCAAACTTGGAATAAAATCAAAAGCTACAGGAAAACCTTTCTATATATCTTCTCGATTTGCTTTTGAAGATTTCGAACTCCTGCCTCTCTGCAGTAATTTTCAATTAAGGCAAGAAGTGCAGAATCTGTGACCTCAACCTGATTCAcaagaaaaaaatattgatatgcaattgaGATTGACCATGAGTTGATGTTTATTCATGATTTATCAATACGAGCTAACCCCTAGAGGTTAAGAAAAATATCAGTCAAGAAGACATCATTAGGAAATTAGAATTTAAGCTGACGAACATCAATTAATGAAACATTTAATTAGACACAAATCAATCATGGGTGGGCCCATGAATTTGGACGAGGTCATGGGGAACCAGGTACTTTGGACGGcaaaacttaaattttttagaaaagGTAACCCTCACTGGACCTGCCCCTGCCCCTTAAATCAACCATGATAAGTGTGGTTCAGGAATATGTCAAGGTTCTAAGACATGGACAAAGAAAGGGTAATTACATTGCTAATGAATTAAATAAAGCAGTTTTAACATTAGTACACAGAAATCATGACATTTATTAGTGCGATCTAGATCACCAAAAATGCCAATCCAGATAGTAAAATTTATTCAAGCAGTTTTGAGAGAAACCAACAAATATGGAGATGTGGACAGTGGGAGTTTATTGCAGAAACATTAATTACAAGAACAAATTGTTTACCCGAAAAGCAAGTGGAAATTTACTCCCAAATTATTAATCTTGTTTCTCAAGGCGAAATGGCATAGGACAAGATTATAAATGGGCACCTATGTTTTAAAGTTTATGGTTTCGATttcacattaaaaccatttggACGGTCAGAAGTGCCACCAGCAGTCATTATttactttttttcttttttactaAACCTGCCAATATGTAAATTATCGTTCAAATAACAGTTCCCCAACACCCAAATCATCAAGTCTCTTACCCTGTTGACTAACTGCAATAAGAGCAGGTAAGAGACAGGCAGTGGAAATACCTGCTCAGGCTTGATGCCACAAGCTTCTCGAGTAGTTTTCTCCAAATAATCTCTTGCAATGTGCATTTTCTCATCGGTGATATAACCAGCAATGGAAATTACTTCCATTCTATCCAAAAGAGGATTGGGTATCATTTCCACAACATTTGCCGTGCAGACAAACAAAACCTGCACCAAGAGAAATATTATACAACATACAAAGCATGTTAGCAAAAGAATCCACTGAAACAAAATTTCAAATTACATTAGGAGATTATTTGTGACAGCATTTAAACTCTTGAGAGCTTGCACAAGTAAAATAACAACCTGAAAGGCCTCAATGAGAAgtctttatttgattttagcaaTCACAAAGAGACCGTTCTCAAAATTTAAGCTATACTAGCATATCAAACTGAAATATTGAAGAAATGTTTACACAAATTAGGGGTTTGATTTGACTTTGGGAAGTCAAACTAGACATCCTCTGAAATATTTGGCAGTACACAGTATTCTATTTCCCcattgaaatttcagaaagaCACGTTTTTACTATTTCTAAAAACTTGTATTGATTTGTGGAAAAAGAGACGAAGGAAAGATACAAGAAACTCCAGAAAGAACATGAATTTAAGTATTTGTTCAGAATAAGGTGTCTAACTAGAAAGTGGATCAGACTAAAAGGTAATTCTAATTCAGTCAAATAGTTTGTTGGTGAAATAAAACCAAAATATCTTCAAGCAAACTGGTCCTCAAACAAGAATCATAAAAGGCTAACCAGAATATTATTTCCAGAATCAGACACTGCCATCCCAGACATACAATTGGGTGACTCGCAGAAACAGACTGTCTCAAGGGGTACCATTCCTAAAACCTATTCAAATGCATACTAACATAAATCGAAAAAAGAAAAATGCCAAGCTCACATACAATGCAATCTAGGTTCCTGGGTTTGAGCGCCAAATGCATCATAGGTAAGACTTTTTGAAGACAAAAGACAGCTGACTGAGCAACAATATTCAAGCATCAAAGAGGAACCTTTCCAAAAGTCCAGATTCTTTTAATACTGAAAATATAATTCCCCCATGTCAATCAAAACCAAGTCCACCAACCATCATAAGGGAACAACCATGAACAATGTCAAAATCACAAAATGTCGACATCACCCACTTCATCTTGTTCAAAACCCACTAACCTTCGATAAATCAATGGGAACATCAAGATAATGGTCCAGAAAATTAGCATTCTGCTCTGGATCAAGAAGTTCCAACATTGCACTTGCTGGATCACCTGCATGTCCTCTACCCAGCTGCCAACAGACACATATCATTCAAATATGAAAATTCAATTCATAGAATGAATATTACctcaaagaaaataaattacAGATGATAAAATTATGAACAGAAAGTGTAAGTTATGCTTCCAACAGAAGGGGAAGATAATTACCTTGTCTATCTCGTCAATCAGAACAAGAGGATTAGCTGTTCCCACACTCTTTAAACATTGCACCATCTTCCCTGGCATGGCACCAATATAGGTTCGGCGATGCCCCTTATTGTAAATTTCAGAATGAAACACACATTATTGTGTTAATCAAACCGAGTATATTTTTATCACTATCTCAAATGTTTCAAAGTTCATTACACACCTTGATTTCAGCAACATCAGATAAACCTCCAACAGAGAACCGGTAAAATTTACGGTTCAAGGCCCGAGCAATTGAACGGCCAATACTTGTTTTCCCCACTCCAGGAGGACCAGACAGGCATATGATTTTCCCTGTAAACAGATCAGACAAGCAGCTTTATGTATGATTGCAGCTTTATGAATGAATGCACCACAAGTCCAAAATTCAACAACAGTGATTTTGCTAcagaaaatgtatttttaaaaaatgttttaaatgagAAAATGAGtcgtaaaagaaaataaacagaCAAATGATACAATATTTAATGTTAACCATTTGGTCCAAACCCAAGGGAGAATACTCAAACCAACAACACAAACCTCGAAAACTACGTGTATGCTTTGACTTTTATTCACTCATATCTTACAAGAAAACACGAAGATAGTATGCACAATCAAAAACCATAATACTCcctaaaaaaaacataataaattGTCTAGTCTATTGAGCATTTTCCTCGCATCAAGACATGTGGCCGTGAATGTGCTT from the Primulina eburnea isolate SZY01 chromosome 3, ASM2296580v1, whole genome shotgun sequence genome contains:
- the LOC140826842 gene encoding lon protease homolog, mitochondrial; its protein translation is MGGASIFTQGFSALIHPTRWSQPGERLRGWNPAAGEEAVEGKSSSAIVPTVFRPEDCLTVIALPLPHRPLFPGFYMPIYVKDPKLLAALVESRKRQAPYAGAFLLKDEPGTEGSDSEKNIHDLKGKDLFDRLHEVGTLAQITSIQGDQIVLIGHRRLRITEMVSDDPLTVKIDHLKEKPYDKDDDILKATSFEVISTLRDVLKTSSLWRDHVQTYTQHIGEFTYPRLADFGAAISGANKLQCQQVLEELDVHKRLKLTLELVKKEMEISKIQESIAKAIEEKISGEQRRYLLNEQLKAIKKELGLETDDKTALSAKFKERLDPKKEKIPSHVLQVIEEELTKLQLLEASSSEFNVTRNYLDWLTALPWGEYSDENFVVNQAQKILDEDHYGLTDVKERILEFIAVGKLRGTSQGKIICLSGPPGVGKTSIGRSIARALNRKFYRFSVGGLSDVAEIKGHRRTYIGAMPGKMVQCLKSVGTANPLVLIDEIDKLGRGHAGDPASAMLELLDPEQNANFLDHYLDVPIDLSKVLFVCTANVVEMIPNPLLDRMEVISIAGYITDEKMHIARDYLEKTTREACGIKPEQVEVTDSALLALIENYCREAGVRNLQKQIEKIYRKIALQLVRQGENIEPVVAQVVQPDKEMAESGTVSNETVEAEVVTTDSHSPDDQSPTSVDRSGTPEDTLEAEKVQESESSRTVEKVSVDTANLVDYVGKPVFHAERIYDQTPVGVVMGLAWTSMGGSTLYVETSLVEQGEGKGALSLTGQLGEVMKESAQIANTVARAILLEKDPENQFFANSKVHLHVPAGATPKDGPSAGCTMITSLLSLSMNKLVKKDLAMTGEVTLTRKILPIGGVKEKTIAARRSDVKTIVFPSANRRDFDELAPNVKEGLEVHFVDDYSQIYDLAFEEDQKT